In one window of Allorhodopirellula heiligendammensis DNA:
- a CDS encoding NAD(P)/FAD-dependent oxidoreductase yields the protein MAHKKVVILGGGFAGINVAKILGGDMNCHVTMIDRGNHHLFQPLLYQVAMAGLNPSDIASPIRSMLRRYDNIFTLMAEAQQIDVERRVVMTDFGDREYDYLVVACGATHDYFGRDEWEEFAPGLKTIPQATEIRRRVLTAFEAAERTYDLEEQTKCMTFVLVGGGPTGVELAGAIAEMAHNTLKKDFKTIDATHAKVILVQSGDRILKQFPASLSAYSKDALASLGVDVRLGSRVTDITADGVQIGDEFIAAKTVIWAAGVKANPIGKSLGAELDRAGQVVVGNDLTIAGHPEVFVIGDQASAKDEDGKMLPGVAPVAIQQGQYVGKLIRREAAGKATVPRRPFHYRDKGQVATIGRRRAVMQSGRLRLTGSIAWLGWLFIHILYLNGFRNRLFVFFSWAWSYVTFARGARLIVPKRWKNNIN from the coding sequence ATGGCCCATAAAAAAGTTGTCATTCTTGGGGGTGGGTTCGCAGGTATCAACGTGGCGAAAATCCTCGGTGGCGATATGAATTGCCACGTGACGATGATTGATCGTGGCAATCATCACCTGTTCCAGCCACTGCTCTACCAAGTCGCGATGGCGGGGTTGAATCCATCGGACATCGCCTCGCCGATCCGCTCGATGCTGCGGCGGTATGACAATATCTTTACTCTCATGGCGGAAGCTCAACAAATTGACGTCGAGCGTCGTGTTGTGATGACAGACTTCGGCGATCGGGAGTACGACTATCTCGTTGTCGCATGTGGGGCAACTCACGACTACTTTGGACGTGACGAATGGGAGGAATTCGCACCTGGGCTTAAAACCATCCCTCAGGCAACGGAGATTCGTCGCCGTGTACTGACCGCGTTCGAGGCCGCCGAACGCACGTACGACTTGGAGGAACAAACCAAGTGCATGACGTTCGTGTTGGTGGGAGGCGGCCCGACGGGCGTTGAACTCGCTGGCGCGATCGCGGAGATGGCGCACAACACGCTCAAAAAAGATTTTAAGACCATCGATGCCACGCATGCCAAAGTGATTTTGGTACAGAGTGGCGACCGAATTCTCAAGCAGTTTCCCGCATCGCTGTCGGCTTACAGCAAAGACGCGTTAGCATCGCTGGGGGTCGACGTGCGATTAGGCAGCCGGGTGACAGACATTACCGCTGATGGCGTTCAAATTGGCGATGAATTTATCGCAGCGAAAACCGTGATTTGGGCGGCAGGGGTGAAGGCCAACCCCATCGGGAAATCGCTGGGGGCGGAACTGGACCGCGCCGGTCAGGTTGTCGTAGGAAACGACCTAACGATTGCCGGACACCCCGAGGTGTTCGTGATCGGTGATCAGGCAAGCGCAAAAGATGAGGATGGCAAGATGTTACCGGGTGTGGCACCGGTCGCAATTCAACAAGGTCAATACGTGGGCAAGCTGATTCGACGCGAAGCTGCCGGTAAAGCAACGGTACCACGTCGGCCGTTTCACTATCGCGACAAGGGGCAGGTAGCCACCATCGGGCGACGTCGCGCCGTCATGCAGAGCGGTCGCTTGCGGCTGACGGGGTCAATCGCCTGGCTGGGCTGGCTGTTTATCCACATTCTCTATCTCAATGGATTCCGCAATCGCCTCTTTGTGTTCTTCTCATGGGCGTGGTCCTACGTGACCTTTGCTCGCGGGGCGAGATTGATCGTGCCCAAACGCTGGAAAAACAATATCAATTAA